A single genomic interval of Hippoglossus stenolepis isolate QCI-W04-F060 chromosome 24, HSTE1.2, whole genome shotgun sequence harbors:
- the LOC118103453 gene encoding uncharacterized protein LOC118103453 produces MQYFNICGTWRLKTSLELHAQTGLHYSDRKCFNSSCTLEEIMYQGLIAEDEEEVEHFIDLLKKMLKVNKNERITPAQVLKHPFLAVEQHGDGPHMTVTMEEPYVPQQPEPLTSEEEHPSPPKTTSLDLEDEEVTAAPVQPTVPQQPEPLTSEEVYPSTPGINVSSNLEDEEETTASVQPG; encoded by the exons ATGCAGTATTTCAATATCTGTGGGACATGGAGACTGAAG ACTTCATTAGAATTGCATGCTCAGACTGGGCTCCACTACAGCGACAGGAAGTGCTTCAACTCTTCATGTACCCTTGAGGAG ATCATGTATCAAGGCCTCATAgctgaggacgaggaggaggtggagcactTCATTGATCTCTTGAAAAAGATGTTGAAAGTCAACAAGAATGAGAGGATCACACCTGCTCAAGTGCTCAAGCACCCTTTCCTCGCTGTGGAGCAGCACGGTGACGGCCCACACATGACTGTCACCATGGAGGAGCCCTACGTACCTCAGCAGCCTGAACCACTGACCTCCGAGGAGGAGCATCCTTCTCCTCCAAAGACGACATCTTTGGACCTTGAGGATGAAGAGGTCACAGCAGCACCTGTCCAGCCGACTGTACCTCAGCAGCCTGAACCACTGACCTCCGAGGAGGTGTATCCTTCTACTCCAGGAATCAATGTGTCATCTAAtctggaggatgaagaggagacaaCAGCTTCCGTCCAGCCTGGTTAG